A genomic stretch from Desulfohalobium retbaense DSM 5692 includes:
- a CDS encoding ParB/RepB/Spo0J family partition protein has product MAPSEYIHGQLYHIPVNDLHFDPNQSTVEINEEVILDKLTRLIKEHGFFQPVFFRKTPEGQLQLILGGRRLMAAKQAGWDVIPAIYCAQKYCEVTFIKNLLLQDLTPIERAEAYQQAVAYQFTKNQLAEIFQSSPEEIDAYLALNKLPEAIKDGCRYSSQYRLEDLHRLVGMQDELQWDAWKRLCSQESVCETSTMLEDCIQGCHHLATLLGCAGESLSPEKLQTLKPYLQQLRQRIDEVQNS; this is encoded by the coding sequence ATGGCACCGTCAGAGTATATCCACGGACAATTATACCACATCCCGGTCAACGATCTCCATTTCGATCCCAACCAGTCAACGGTCGAGATCAATGAAGAGGTGATTCTCGACAAGCTCACCCGCCTGATCAAAGAACACGGTTTCTTCCAACCGGTCTTTTTCCGCAAGACCCCAGAGGGGCAACTCCAGCTCATTTTGGGCGGGCGGCGTCTGATGGCTGCGAAACAAGCCGGATGGGATGTCATCCCAGCTATTTACTGTGCCCAAAAATATTGTGAGGTCACTTTTATAAAAAATCTTCTGTTGCAGGACCTCACTCCGATCGAACGCGCCGAAGCCTATCAGCAAGCCGTCGCCTACCAATTCACAAAGAACCAGCTCGCCGAAATCTTCCAGTCCTCCCCGGAGGAAATAGATGCCTACCTGGCACTGAACAAACTCCCCGAAGCCATAAAAGATGGATGCCGCTACAGTAGCCAGTATCGGTTGGAAGACTTGCACCGCCTTGTCGGCATGCAGGACGAACTCCAATGGGACGCCTGGAAACGGTTGTGTAGCCAAGAGAGTGTGTGCGAGACCTCGACGATGCTGGAAGATTGCATCCAGGGCTGCCACCATCTGGCCACTCTTTTGGGCTGCGCTGGGGAGTCACTATCCCCGGAAAAACTCCAGACCTTAAAACCGTATCTTCAGCAACTCCGCCAGCGCATCGACGAAGTGCAAAATAGTTGA